From Rudanella lutea DSM 19387, a single genomic window includes:
- the cobC gene encoding alpha-ribazole phosphatase, whose product MEIYLIRHTEVAVGRSVSYGQSDVELAVNYEEQRDRILPHLPTETPAYLFSSPLSRCRLLANDLATSADVDLQQVQFDDRLKELHFGDWEMVPWADIPRSSLDPWMADYVNVGPPNGESFGALFERVTAFWQEKISPLAAENTGSAYIITHGGVIRALLCLFLDLSLQNAYRIHLDYGSLTKLTTNGQHFTIQYINR is encoded by the coding sequence ATGGAAATTTACTTGATTCGGCATACCGAAGTAGCCGTAGGGCGGTCGGTTAGCTATGGGCAGAGTGACGTCGAGCTGGCAGTTAATTATGAGGAGCAACGGGACCGGATTCTGCCCCATCTGCCCACCGAGACACCGGCTTACCTGTTTAGTAGTCCCCTGAGCCGGTGCCGGTTGCTGGCCAACGATCTGGCAACCTCGGCCGACGTTGATCTGCAACAGGTGCAGTTTGACGACCGGCTCAAAGAACTCCATTTTGGCGATTGGGAAATGGTGCCCTGGGCCGATATTCCCCGGTCATCACTCGATCCCTGGATGGCCGATTACGTCAACGTAGGCCCGCCCAATGGCGAGTCATTCGGGGCATTGTTTGAACGCGTTACGGCCTTTTGGCAGGAAAAAATAAGCCCGTTGGCGGCCGAAAACACCGGTTCGGCCTACATTATCACGCATGGCGGGGTGATTCGAGCTTTGCTGTGTCTGTTTCTGGATTTATCTTTGCAAAACGCCTACCGGATTCACCTCGACTACGGTTCGCTCACCAAACTAACCACAAACGGTCAACACTTTACTATTCAATACATTAACCGCTGA
- a CDS encoding DUF6580 family putative transport protein — MNALTIRLTTLLTIVLATALFRLVPHWPNFTPVAALALFGAATFDRKWLGLVAPFGAMLLSDAILGFHGSMGAVYISFGLTWLIGALALRRPTAGRVAGAALASSTLFFLITNFAVWYGSTFYPQTLAGLMGCYAAGLAFYDGQSFFLNGVLGDLFFSGALFGGYYLLQQRFTVLRPARA, encoded by the coding sequence ATGAATGCTTTAACCATCCGCCTGACCACACTGCTCACCATCGTGCTGGCTACGGCCCTGTTTCGTTTAGTACCGCATTGGCCCAACTTTACGCCCGTAGCCGCACTGGCTCTGTTTGGGGCGGCCACCTTCGATCGGAAGTGGCTGGGTCTGGTTGCGCCGTTCGGAGCTATGCTCCTGAGCGACGCCATTCTGGGTTTTCACGGAAGCATGGGGGCGGTTTACATTAGTTTCGGCCTGACCTGGCTCATCGGAGCGCTGGCCCTGCGTCGGCCTACAGCCGGTCGGGTAGCGGGTGCTGCGTTGGCATCGTCTACCCTGTTTTTTCTCATCACCAACTTTGCCGTTTGGTACGGTAGCACGTTTTATCCGCAAACCCTGGCTGGCCTGATGGGCTGCTACGCGGCTGGCCTTGCCTTTTACGACGGCCAATCATTTTTCCTGAACGGCGTGCTGGGTGATCTGTTTTTTAGCGGTGCCCTCTTCGGCGGATATTACCTGTTGCAGCAGCGGTTTACGGTTCTCCGTCCCGCCCGCGCTTAA
- a CDS encoding ATP-binding protein, whose amino-acid sequence MTGAETSNHFLAGGGEMGALIRSMDWSKTALGPVDTWPQSLRTSVSLCLSSTFPILIAWGPETIQIYNDSYRPICGAKHPESMGQNFRICWETALPVVGDAFTRGQEGEGTYIKDQRMFLDRYGYLEEAFMTFSFAPIRDESGQVGGIFHPITETTDKMLSARRTQVLRDVAALTGQAKTKEAIYENLATADADFALDLPFLLFYEFDEDATCGRLVNTFGLSQQYPIPTHLLELNVAETDWLSDLSNTLVIEDLSDKLAPLEAGPYPEAPHTAVRLPILLSTRSEPVGFLVAGVSPRRALDPEYLTFYALLANTISTAFSNVYAYQEEQKRAEALAAIDRAKTAFFSNVSHEFRTPLTLMLGPLEELLQRTDVQASDVKEPIETTHRNALRLLKLVNNLLDFSRTEAGRTRATYRPVDLVGLTVDLASSFRSLIERAGLKYTVDCQPLPSVVYADAEMWEKIVLNLLSNAFKYTLEGEIEVTLTAEGTEAILRVSDTGIGIPAHELPHMFERFHRVEQAGGRTYEGSGIGLSLVHELVQMHGGTIAVTSVEGEGSTFTVRLPLGKAHLPTVQVVEEVRANGLSPLAESFLKEAGTMLGETPLPADLGEQDATAPKIHVLVVDDNPDMRGYLTRLLQPSFEVQTAVNGVDALEQLKTFEPQLILSDIMMPVMDGKALLQNLRQNPATAQIPLIFLSARAGQEARIDGLEAGADDYLVKPFSAQELLTKVRVQIALNQSRRQSETQLRNLVEHAPVAMLLVKGEKMVVELINQAMLELVQREDGVLGKPLLEALPELAGQSFVDRCLQVFQTGVPDQGWAVPIPVHRHGQLETGYFNLLLTPYYEGNTRTGVLEICTEVTELVLASQALAGSEARYRQLSAELDLQVQQRTAELQASVYDLQRSNENLQQFAYVASHDLQEPLRKIQSFGDLIQKQYADQLGEGSEHLNRMQAAASRMSTLIRDLLSFSRISTRQEAVSPVSLAHILQDVLADLEVTIHETGARVHIEPLPTVPGDWSQLRQLFQNLIANALKFQAPGTAPEIWVREARIEAADLPPAVKPVRRASAFHRIDVKDNGIGFDEKYVDRIFQVFQRLHGRNQFSGTGIGLAICQKVASNHGGAITASSRPGEGSTFSLYLPV is encoded by the coding sequence ATGACAGGAGCCGAAACGTCGAATCATTTTTTGGCGGGCGGTGGTGAAATGGGTGCCTTGATTCGGTCGATGGATTGGTCAAAAACCGCTCTTGGACCCGTCGACACCTGGCCACAAAGTTTACGCACATCCGTTAGCCTATGTTTATCCTCTACCTTTCCCATTCTGATTGCCTGGGGGCCTGAAACAATCCAGATTTATAACGATAGTTACCGGCCGATCTGCGGAGCTAAACACCCCGAATCTATGGGGCAAAACTTTCGAATCTGCTGGGAAACCGCCTTGCCCGTTGTGGGCGACGCCTTTACGCGTGGGCAAGAGGGCGAGGGAACGTACATCAAAGATCAGCGGATGTTTCTGGATCGCTACGGTTATCTGGAAGAGGCTTTTATGACCTTTTCGTTTGCGCCCATCCGCGACGAGTCGGGGCAGGTTGGTGGTATTTTTCACCCCATCACCGAAACCACCGATAAGATGCTCAGCGCCCGCCGTACGCAGGTGCTACGCGATGTAGCTGCCTTGACCGGGCAAGCCAAAACGAAAGAGGCCATTTATGAAAACCTGGCCACGGCCGACGCCGATTTTGCTCTCGACCTCCCTTTTTTGCTCTTCTACGAGTTTGACGAAGACGCTACCTGTGGCCGTTTAGTAAATACATTCGGGTTATCTCAGCAGTACCCGATACCCACACATCTGTTGGAGCTGAACGTAGCCGAAACCGACTGGCTGTCTGATTTATCCAACACGCTGGTAATAGAAGATTTGTCGGATAAACTGGCCCCGTTGGAGGCTGGCCCCTATCCCGAAGCGCCCCATACGGCCGTACGGTTACCCATTCTCCTTTCAACCCGTTCGGAGCCGGTGGGCTTTCTGGTGGCTGGAGTGAGCCCACGCCGGGCGCTCGACCCCGAGTACCTCACGTTTTACGCCCTGTTGGCCAACACGATTAGTACGGCCTTCTCGAATGTATATGCCTATCAGGAGGAGCAGAAACGGGCCGAAGCCCTGGCGGCCATCGACCGGGCCAAGACGGCCTTTTTCAGCAATGTAAGCCACGAGTTTCGGACGCCCCTCACGCTCATGCTGGGTCCATTGGAGGAGCTTTTACAACGAACTGATGTACAGGCGTCAGACGTGAAAGAACCCATCGAAACCACGCATCGGAATGCGCTTCGGCTACTCAAACTGGTTAATAATCTACTTGATTTTAGCCGCACTGAAGCCGGGCGTACGCGGGCTACCTACCGGCCGGTTGATCTGGTTGGGCTAACGGTTGATCTGGCCAGTAGCTTCCGCTCACTCATTGAGCGGGCGGGTTTAAAGTACACCGTCGATTGTCAGCCCCTGCCCTCGGTGGTGTATGCCGATGCCGAAATGTGGGAGAAAATAGTCTTGAACCTCTTGTCCAATGCCTTCAAATACACGCTGGAAGGGGAAATTGAGGTAACCCTGACGGCAGAAGGAACTGAAGCCATACTTCGGGTATCCGACACGGGTATTGGGATACCGGCGCACGAGCTTCCGCACATGTTTGAACGATTTCACCGGGTAGAGCAGGCCGGTGGGCGTACCTACGAGGGTAGTGGTATCGGGTTGTCGCTGGTGCATGAGCTGGTGCAGATGCACGGGGGCACAATCGCCGTAACCAGTGTCGAAGGCGAAGGCAGTACGTTTACCGTTCGATTGCCGCTTGGCAAAGCGCATCTGCCGACTGTGCAGGTTGTAGAAGAAGTACGCGCCAATGGCTTGAGCCCCCTGGCTGAATCGTTTCTGAAAGAGGCTGGCACGATGCTGGGCGAAACGCCTTTACCAGCTGATTTAGGTGAGCAGGATGCAACCGCACCCAAAATCCACGTCCTGGTTGTCGACGATAACCCTGATATGCGGGGCTACCTGACCCGGTTGCTCCAGCCCTCGTTTGAGGTGCAGACTGCCGTAAACGGAGTCGATGCGCTCGAACAACTGAAAACGTTTGAACCTCAGCTGATTCTGAGCGACATCATGATGCCCGTAATGGACGGTAAAGCCCTGCTCCAAAACCTGCGCCAGAACCCCGCAACGGCTCAAATTCCGCTTATTTTTCTGTCGGCGCGGGCGGGGCAGGAAGCTCGGATCGACGGGCTGGAAGCCGGTGCCGACGATTATCTCGTTAAGCCGTTTTCGGCCCAGGAGCTGTTGACTAAAGTCCGGGTGCAGATTGCCCTCAACCAGTCGCGCCGACAGAGCGAAACCCAATTGCGGAATCTGGTCGAACACGCACCGGTAGCCATGCTGCTGGTGAAAGGTGAAAAGATGGTGGTAGAGCTCATCAACCAGGCTATGCTCGAACTGGTGCAGCGCGAGGACGGCGTACTCGGCAAGCCCCTGTTGGAAGCCCTTCCCGAACTGGCAGGGCAGTCGTTTGTGGACCGTTGCCTGCAGGTGTTTCAAACCGGTGTGCCCGATCAGGGTTGGGCGGTGCCTATACCCGTACACCGACATGGTCAATTGGAAACGGGGTACTTCAACCTGCTGCTGACGCCCTACTACGAAGGAAACACCCGTACGGGCGTACTCGAAATATGTACCGAGGTTACCGAGCTGGTGCTGGCGAGTCAGGCACTGGCGGGTAGCGAAGCGCGATACCGGCAGCTTTCGGCCGAGCTCGACCTGCAGGTGCAGCAGCGTACGGCTGAGTTGCAGGCATCGGTGTACGACCTGCAACGCTCCAACGAAAACCTGCAGCAGTTTGCTTATGTGGCCTCGCACGATTTGCAGGAACCCCTGCGCAAAATCCAGTCGTTCGGGGATCTGATTCAGAAACAGTACGCCGATCAACTGGGCGAGGGGAGTGAGCACCTCAACCGGATGCAAGCCGCTGCGAGCCGGATGTCGACACTGATTCGGGACTTGCTCAGCTTCTCCCGCATTTCGACCCGGCAAGAGGCCGTATCCCCCGTTTCCCTGGCCCATATTTTACAGGATGTGCTGGCCGATCTGGAAGTGACGATTCATGAAACGGGCGCACGGGTGCACATTGAGCCGTTGCCCACCGTTCCCGGCGACTGGTCGCAGTTGCGGCAACTTTTTCAGAACCTGATTGCTAACGCGCTTAAGTTTCAGGCGCCCGGCACGGCACCGGAAATTTGGGTACGCGAGGCACGGATAGAAGCCGCCGATTTGCCGCCTGCGGTGAAGCCCGTGCGCCGTGCGTCGGCATTCCACCGAATCGACGTAAAGGACAACGGGATCGGCTTCGATGAAAAGTATGTTGACCGCATTTTTCAGGTTTTTCAACGCCTGCACGGGCGCAATCAGTTTTCGGGAACCGGTATTGGGCTGGCCATCTGTCAGAAAGTAGCCAGTAATCATGGTGGAGCTATTACCGCAAGTAGTCGGCCGGGGGAGGGGAGCACGTTTAGTCTGTATTTGCCTGTCTGA
- a CDS encoding adenosylcobinamide-GDP ribazoletransferase: MKLLFTALMFYTRLPVPKGIDHSEDLLNRSTIFFPLIGWIVGLIGVGVYWIGTVLFPPELAVLFSMIATVWVTGAFHEDGFADVCDGFGGGWSAEQILTIMKDSRLGTFGAVGLGLLLAVKFFALKTMLTVEAFGVAVALKYVAAHSLSRLLATSMMRALPYARLDETSKVKPIAKGITDGQLAIAALFGLLPLLVLSVYTGLWIYLTFLIPLWLVRWRLASFFGKWLGGYTGDCLGATQQLAEVVVYLSFVSLLWVSV; this comes from the coding sequence ATGAAGCTACTTTTTACCGCCCTGATGTTTTATACCCGCTTGCCGGTGCCTAAGGGCATCGACCATTCGGAAGACTTGCTGAACCGATCGACCATTTTTTTTCCGCTCATCGGCTGGATTGTTGGCCTAATTGGGGTAGGGGTGTACTGGATTGGTACCGTGCTGTTTCCGCCCGAGTTGGCGGTTCTGTTCAGCATGATTGCTACCGTCTGGGTCACTGGGGCTTTTCACGAAGATGGTTTTGCGGATGTGTGCGATGGCTTCGGCGGAGGCTGGTCAGCTGAGCAGATTCTGACCATCATGAAAGACAGCCGGCTCGGTACGTTCGGGGCCGTGGGGCTGGGGTTGCTGCTGGCGGTCAAGTTCTTTGCCCTCAAAACCATGCTGACGGTCGAAGCCTTTGGCGTGGCCGTAGCCCTCAAATACGTAGCTGCGCATAGCCTGAGCCGCTTACTGGCCACCTCCATGATGCGGGCTTTACCCTACGCCCGGCTCGACGAAACGAGCAAAGTAAAACCTATTGCCAAAGGCATTACCGACGGTCAACTGGCCATTGCTGCCCTGTTTGGCCTCCTGCCCCTGCTGGTGTTGTCGGTGTACACGGGTCTCTGGATTTACCTGACCTTCCTCATCCCGTTATGGCTTGTACGCTGGCGGCTGGCGTCGTTTTTCGGGAAATGGCTTGGTGGCTATACCGGCGATTGCCTCGGCGCTACACAGCAATTGGCCGAAGTAGTTGTGTACCTGTCGTTTGTGTCGCTGCTCTGGGTTAGTGTCTGA